A stretch of the Flavobacterium sp. 5 genome encodes the following:
- a CDS encoding CopD family protein has protein sequence MNHHLLLIIHLLSATIWVGGHLLLCFAYLPQALKEKDPKIILNYERKYEPVGMTALALLVITGILMAYKYGVTFGYWFQFETPIEKVISSKLVLLLLTVVFALSAQFRVLPKLKTDSGKLPEMTFHIISVTIIGVLMLIFGSFVRFGGF, from the coding sequence ATGAATCATCATCTTTTATTAATCATTCATCTCTTGAGCGCCACCATCTGGGTTGGAGGTCACTTGTTACTCTGCTTTGCTTATCTACCTCAGGCGCTTAAAGAAAAAGATCCTAAAATCATTTTAAATTACGAAAGAAAATACGAACCTGTTGGAATGACTGCCCTTGCTTTATTAGTAATCACAGGTATTTTAATGGCGTACAAATATGGAGTAACTTTTGGCTATTGGTTTCAGTTTGAAACTCCAATTGAGAAAGTAATTTCTTCAAAACTAGTTTTACTTTTACTGACAGTAGTCTTTGCATTAAGTGCGCAGTTTCGAGTTTTACCCAAACTAAAAACCGATTCCGGTAAATTACCCGAAATGACTTTCCATATTATATCTGTTACTATTATTGGAGTCTTGATGCTGATTTTTGGTTCATTTGTTCGTTTCGGAGGATTCTAA
- a CDS encoding Rrf2 family transcriptional regulator — protein MFSKTCEYGIRATIFIASQSYQNKRVGLKDIAKKIDSPEAFTAKILQILSKDNIINSIKGVGGGFEIPREIMKDIKLAQIVNALEGDRVFTGCGLGLAHCSEDHPCPMHEKFKSIRNELAYMLENTNLEELALGIKTGDTFLRY, from the coding sequence ATGTTTTCTAAAACCTGCGAATACGGCATTCGAGCTACGATTTTCATAGCTTCTCAATCTTATCAAAACAAAAGAGTTGGGCTAAAAGATATTGCCAAAAAAATTGATTCTCCAGAAGCATTTACAGCCAAAATTCTTCAAATTTTATCCAAAGACAACATCATTAATTCCATAAAAGGAGTTGGTGGCGGATTTGAAATTCCAAGAGAAATAATGAAAGATATAAAATTGGCACAAATTGTAAATGCTCTGGAAGGAGATCGGGTTTTTACGGGGTGCGGGTTAGGTTTAGCCCATTGCTCCGAAGACCATCCCTGCCCTATGCATGAAAAATTCAAATCTATTAGAAACGAATTGGCTTACATGCTCGAAAATACGAATCTGGAAGAATTAGCCTTAGGAATAAAGACAGGAGATACTTTTTTAAGATATTAA
- a CDS encoding DUF3667 domain-containing protein, with amino-acid sequence MNTTCKNCHQTYTGHYCNNCGQPAETHKINIHYLWHDIQHGLLHFDKGIAYTAKQLFTRPGHSIREFIEGKRVRHFKPISLVMVLATAYIALIHILDIEMFVKTKEAVDTNPNINIEKLGDWLSSHFAWITLVFIPLHTIGTAICFRKQGYNFIEYLVLNTYKASQKLYISILLIPLFYYYSGTTTILTITKIVMLIDFILYFWTNEQFFNQLSKTKTFFLTLLTHLIFWFIFFTIIVIGVFSFGGI; translated from the coding sequence ATGAATACTACTTGTAAAAACTGTCATCAAACCTATACAGGTCATTATTGCAATAATTGTGGACAGCCTGCTGAAACTCACAAAATTAATATTCATTATCTATGGCATGATATTCAACATGGATTATTACATTTTGACAAGGGAATAGCCTATACAGCAAAACAACTTTTTACCAGACCAGGTCATTCTATTCGTGAATTCATTGAAGGTAAAAGAGTAAGACACTTCAAACCGATATCTCTTGTGATGGTTTTGGCAACAGCATATATTGCGTTAATTCATATATTAGATATAGAAATGTTTGTAAAAACGAAAGAGGCTGTCGATACAAATCCAAATATTAATATTGAAAAATTAGGTGACTGGCTGAGCTCTCACTTTGCTTGGATAACATTAGTTTTTATCCCTTTACACACAATAGGTACAGCTATTTGTTTTCGAAAACAAGGCTACAATTTTATAGAATATCTAGTACTAAATACCTACAAAGCATCCCAAAAATTATACATTTCTATACTCTTAATCCCCTTATTTTATTATTATAGTGGGACTACAACAATCTTAACAATAACAAAAATTGTTATGCTCATTGATTTTATCTTATACTTTTGGACCAATGAACAATTTTTCAATCAGTTGTCTAAAACAAAGACCTTCTTTTTGACATTATTAACGCACCTCATATTCTGGTTTATTTTCTTTACAATTATTGTCATTGGAGTATTTAGTTTTGGTGGTATCTAA